A genomic segment from Sparus aurata chromosome 10, fSpaAur1.1, whole genome shotgun sequence encodes:
- the cxcl19 gene encoding C-X-C motif chemokine 19, whose amino-acid sequence MKLCILLVFGSLFVLIDGMPPISREYNTHCRCLQVESRIIPPDNLRSIKLVPEGPHCPETEVIAGLASGEKVCLNPRSSWVKKLIHFVLEKQLHQRGGAVPKNQG is encoded by the exons ATGAAGCTCTGCATCCTGCTCGTGTTTGGATCCTTGTTTGTCCTCATTGACG GAATGCCGCCAATCAGCAGGGAATACAACACCCACTGTCGGTGCCTGCAGGTGGAGTCGAGGATCATACCTCCTGACAACCTGAGGAGCATCAAGCTTGTCCCGGAAGGGCCCCACTGTCCAGAAACGGAAGTCAT AGCTGGACTGGCAAGCGGGGAGAAGGTCTGTCTGAACCCTCGGTCATCCTGGGTGAAGAAATTGATCCACTTTGTTCTTGAGAAACAGTTGCATCAGCGGGGAGGAGCAGTTCCTAAGAACCAGGGCTGA
- the LOC115590464 gene encoding interleukin-8-like: MNTAIQCIILLACTIICISAGPARCMCVNTISAMDPKRIVGVTQYGLRPWCNKEEVIVTLTNGAQRCLDPAQQFTIVLVRAFKNLAKRAAKTNTTGQGTTTSPGTSTATSTATTTTLVPTSS, encoded by the exons ATGAATACTGCAATCCAGTGCATCATTCTCCTGGCCTGCACCATCATTTGCATCTCAGCGG gtcctGCGCGATGCATGTGCGTCAACACAATCAGTGCTATGGATCCCAAGCGCATTGTTGGTGTGACGCAGTACGGTCTTCGTCCATGGTGCAACAAGGAAGAAGTCAT TGTCACACTCACAAACGGCGCTCAAAGATGTCTTGACCCGGCCCAGCAATTCACCATAGTACTCGTGCGAGCATTCAA GAACTTGGCCAAGCGTGCAGCTAAGACGAACACCACTGGCCAGGGAACCACCACATCACCAGGGACATCAACAGCAAcatcaacagcaacaacaaccacccTGGTGCCAACGTCATCATAA